The sequence TGGGGGTGGCCAGGTGGTCCTGCGCGGGCGGTGCGGAGGCTCCCCGGTCGGAGCAGCCAGCCACGGCCAGCACTAGGCACAGGCCCGCCTTAATGAAAACGGTTTTCATGGGCGGGAACATATCAACAGCGCCTGCGCGGCCTGGCAGGCGGGGGTGCGGTGCATCAGCCGACGGCGGACGCCGGCCCGCGTTCCGGCCGGCGCCCGCTCAGACCGACGCCGGCGCAGTCGAGGGTGTGACCCGGAACCTGGGTCACACCCTCGACGCATTCATCCCCACGGCGGGGCACCGCTGACGGCCCCCAACCACGACCTCGACGGGTCAGCAGCCGATCCGGCTGGACCCCAGCGCGACGTCGTCGTACCAGAGGGTGTCGGCTCCGCCGCCATAGCTCTCCCAGCCCAGCTTCAGGTCGGTGAGCTGCGGCCGCCAGGCGCGGTTGTACCACTGGCCGTCGATGTCGTGCGTCGGTGCGCCGTCCGCGGTCAGCCCGGGGATTGCGGTCCCGTCCACCCAGGTACGCAGCTGACCGGCCGCGCCGTCCACCATGAACTCGACGCACGTCCACCGGTTGGTGGGTAGCGGCAGGCTCTGCGCGACCCCGGCCGGGCTCTGCTCGGGCAGGGTCGCGTCGTCGGAAGCGCGGTTCCACTGCAACGCGCCGTTCTGGCCACCCAACCGCAGGTCCTTGTTGCCGTCGGCAGCGTCGGCCATCGCCATCATCGTGGTGTGCTCGGTGGGTTGGGCGGTGGTGTGCCGGACCCAGACCCGGCCGTATCGGACGCTGCCCACGCTGCTGAGGTTCTTCGTGGCCTTGATGAAGACGTGGTTGCAGTATCCGGCGGCACCGTTGATCCGAACCGACCGGCTGCCGCTGTGCGTGGTCGCCGTGTCGATGGTGGCGGTACCGGCGCCGGAGCAGTCCGGGCTCACCACTGTCCAGTCACCGGACGGCGTCGAACCGGTCTGGCCCTCGAAGCCGTCGCAGAGCACCGCGCCGGCACACCCGACCGGCGGCTCGGTGGTCGGCGGCGGCGTGGTCGGCGGCGGCGGGGTCGTGGGCGGAGGGGTGGTGGGCGGAGGCGTCGTCGGCGGCGGGGTGGCGCCGTTGCACGGCACGCCGTTCAGGCTGAACCCGGTCGGCACGCCGCCACTGGAGCCGTACGTGCCCTGCAACCCGAACTCGGTGGAGCCGCCGGCCGGGATGCTGCCGTTGTACGACGCGTTGCGGGCGGTCACCGTCGATCCGGACTGGCTGACCGTGGCGTTCCAGCCGCTGGTGACCCGCTCGTCCCCGGCGTACGTCCAGGTGACGGTCCAACTGGAGACGGCCGCGTCCCCCGGGGAGACCTTGACGGTGGCGGTGAATCCGCCGGGCCACTGGTTGGGCGTGTAGTCGACCCGGCAGCCCTGGGCGGCTGCGGCCGGGCCGGTGAGCAGTGCCGCTCCGGTGGTGGTCGCGGCGGCGGCCAGCGCGGCGGCGACCACCAGGGTCGCGGCGGGGCGGGCACGGAAGATCGTCATGAAGGGTCCTTCTGCCATCGAGCTGAGCGGAGGCGGCACGGCGGCGCGTCCTGGACGGACGCGGCATGACAACGTGCCCTGGATGCGGCGCGGCGGTGCGCCACAGCGACCGGTCGTGCGTACGACCGAAGTGCCCGGCTCGGGGTGGACCTGTCAGTCGCCGACGGCCCGGTTGCCCGGACCCCGGCGGCGCCCACCCTCAATCTATTGACGATTGCCTATTGAATCAATAGTCGCCGGCCGGGTGTGCTTCCCGGCGATCGAGGCCCGGCGTCCCAGGTGCGAGGGAGCCACTCCCCTCTCGGAGGGGATCACTCCTACTCCCACCTCGCCGACTCTGGAGGCATCGCAGGGCCGCGGTGCAGCGGCCGGATGGGGAGGACGACAATGCGCAGAACACTCGGGTGGGGCGTGGCCGCAGCGGCCATGCTCGTTGCAGCGGCGACGCCGGCCGGGGCGGCAGAGCACCGACCGGCGCGGGTGACCGGATCGGCGGAGTTCGCCCTACCGTACGGGCAGGACGATGACGTGCAGTCGTTCACCTTCGACGCCCGGTCGGCGCCGTACAGCCGCCCGCTCCCGATTCCGAGAGGGGGGCACGGCAGCCCCGCGGACGCGGCGGGCACAGTGCGCGTCTCACACTGGCTGTCCGCAACCGACATCACCGTACGGTGGGAGGCGTCGGTGGACTGCATGATCACCAGCCCTGGCCATGCGACTCTGACCGGCATCGTCACCCGCGCCGACCAGGGGGCAAGTGACTTCGTCGGCAAGCGTGTCGGTTTCAGCGTGCAGGACGGCGGGCGCCACGGCGACCGGGTCGGCTTCACCTGGTCAGCCAGCTTCGACCAGGACGAGGCGGGCCAATGGGGCCCGGCCCGAATCGGTACGTGCCTCGCGCCGGCCGCATTCGCCACTGTGACGCGCGGCAACTTCACAGTGCGGCACGCCGAACTGACGGCGCCGCCGGAGAGCGAGTGACCCTGCCCCGTGACAGGGAAAATTGTTCCGGGCCGTGTCGATCCGTCGGCCGCTCGTTCGACGTGGGGATGCTGGGGCCGGGAGGCGGCCCCGTCGGATGAGGAGAACGCGATGTCGAAGTACATGTTGATCATGCGGGGCACCGATGAGACGAACGCGGCCATGATGGCCAACCTCGACGAAATGATGGCCACCACCCGCCAGTTCATCGAGGACATGATGAAGGCGGACGTTCTCGTCGCGGCCGAAGGGCTGGACGATCCGCGTCAGGGCGTCGTGGTCGACTTCGGCGGCGAGGCACCGGTGGTCACCGACGGCCCGTACGGCGAGACCAGGGAGTTGTTCGGGGGCTACTTCCTGCTCGATGTCGCCACGAAGCAGGAGGCGGTCGAGTGGGCCAGGCGGGTCCCGGCGGTCCGCGGGTCCAAGATCGAGGTCCGGCGGGTGGCCGAGGCCGACGAGGTCCCGCAGGGCGGCGAGAGCAGCGGCCAGATCTGATGGGTACGGCGGACGTCGAGGCCGTCTGGCGGATCGAGTCGGCGCGGATCGTCGCCGCGCTGACCCGGTTCACAGGTGACTTCGGGCTGGCCGAGGACGCCGCCCAGGAGGCGGTGGCCGAGGCGCTGGTGTCCTGGCCGCGTGCCTCTCCGGCCAACCCGGCCGGGTGGCTGATGGCCACGGCCCGGCGGCGGGCGATCGACGCGATCCGCCGCCGGGTCGCCCTCCAGGAGCGGTACGCCCTGTTGGCGGCCGATCCCGCACCCGACCAGGAGATCGACAGTGACCGGATCGACGACGACGTGCTGGCGTTGATGTTCGTCAGCTGCCATCCGGTGCTCTCCCGTGAGGCACGGGTGGCGCTGACCCTGCGGGTGGTCGGCGGCCTGTCCAGCGAGGAGATCGCCCGCGCGTTCCTGGTGCCCGTGCCGACCGTGCAGGCCCGCATCACCCGGGGCAAGAAGACGATCGCGGCGGCCGGAGTGCCCTTTGAGCTGCCACCGGCCGGCGAGCGCCGGGAGCGGCTGGGCGGTGTGCTCAGCGTCCTCTACGTGATCTTCACGGAGGGCTCGACGGCCACGTCGGGCGACCGGCTGCTGCGCCCGGACGTGGCGTACGAGGCGATCCGGCTGGCCCGCACGCTTGCCGCGCTCCAGCCGGACGAGCCGGAGGTGCACGGTCTGCTCGCCCTGTGCGAGCTGACGGCCGCGCGCTTCCCGGCCCGCACCGATCCGGACGGCGCCCCGATCCTCCTCGAGGACCAGGACCGCCGGTTGTGGGACGTCCCGGCGATCCGCCGTGGGCTGGCCGCGCTGGCCAGGGCGTCGCGGCAGTGCCTCGGCCCCTATGGCCTACAGGCCGCGATCGCGGCCACCCACGCGTCGGCGCCCTCGGTCGAGGAGACCGACTGGGCCCGGATCGCCCGGCTCTACGGGGCGCTCGGCCGGGTCGCACCCTCGCCGGTGGTCGACCTCAACCGGGCCGTCGCCGTCGCCATGGCCTCCGGACCGGCGCCGGCTCTGGCCATCGTGGACGAGTTGATCGCCTCCAACCGGCTCCCCGGTTCACACCTCGTGCCGACCGTACGCGGTGAGCTGCTGACCCGCCTCGGCCGGCTTCCGGAAGCCCGCGCCGAGCTGGAGCTGGCCGCCCGCCTCTGCGCCAACCAGCGCGAACGCTCGGTGCTGCTGCGCAAGGCGGCCACGCTGAGCTGACTCCTCCACAACCCCCGGCCGGCACCTGATCGCCGCTCGCCTGCCCGTGGCCGCAGGCTCAGATCTGCGTTCTCGCCTGCTCGATGTGCCGTTTGATGGCGTGCGCACCATGTGTGTGCGCGATGGTGTCCGCCTCGTCGAGGGTGGCGAGCGCGTCCGCTCGACGGTCCTGGGCGGCGGCGATGTAGGCCAGCCCGATCATGTTAGAGGCCACTCCCGGCAGCGCCCCGACCTCCCGGCGCAGCCGGGTCGACTCCTCCAACCGCTCGCGCGCCTCGTCCAGCCGGCCAGCCGCGTGCGCAGCGATGCCCAGGTGGCGTAGCGCCTCGGACCGGGTCGACGTGTCGCCGGTCTCCGCCGCCAGTCGGCAGGACCGCTCCAGGTACGGAACCGCGGTCTCGTCGTCACGCCGGATGAACTGGTGCAGACAACCGATCCAGAACAACGCCTCGGCTTCGCCGCGCGGGTCCCCCAGTGCCCGGTACAGCTCGAGCGCGCGCTCGAACAGAAGCAGTTCGGAGGGATCCTCGGTAGGCGACGAGTCACCGTCGGCGGGGGCGCCCTGAAACCGGGCGTGCAGAATCATCCCCCGCGCCAACGCCGCATCAGCCTCGACGGCGTGCAGGCCCTGCTCGGCGTCGATCAGCCCGCTGGTGTCGCCGCCGAACACCGCCCGTTCATAGATTTCTCGGGCCCGTACGATCCGATCGTCGGTGCTCATCGTCGCCCCCGCTGGCATCGCCACTACCTGCTAGGCCCGGCAGTCTAGTCGGCAGACCGTCTGGCCGGCCCGCCCGAACACCCAGATCAGGAAGCCGGATGATCATCGAGAATGTCGCGTTCCCCGCCGGTCAGCACTGTGAGACCACCACCCTCGGTGCCCTTTTGCGCCACGAGGGCCTGGACCTGTCCGAGCCCATGCTGTTCGGCCTCGGCGAAGGTCTGGGCTTCGTCTACTGGGATGCCAGGAGCATGGACTTTCCGTTCCTCGGTGGCCGTACCAAGCCGACCACGATCACCCGGTCCGTGGCCGACCGGCTGGGCCTGACATTGCAGATCCAGGAGACCGCATCACCCGCCAAGGCGTGGCGGAACGTCGCCGCCTCCCTCGCCGCCGGACGCCCGGTCGGCCTGCAACTGGACTCCTACCACCTGGACTACTTCACCACGAAGGTCCACTTCGGGGGCCACTTCGTGGCCATGTACGGCTACGACGACACCCACGCCTGCCTGATCGACACGGCTCAGCAGGGCGGCGCGGTGACGACCACACTGACGAGCCTGGCGCAGGCCCGCAACGAACGCGGTCCGATGACCGCCCGCCACCTCTCCTACACCGTCGCCAGCCCGACCGGCCAGCCGGACCTGGGCACCGCCATCCGGGCCAGCATCCGCAGCAACGCCGACACCTTTCTCAACCCACCCATCGCCAACCTCGGCCACCGGGGCATCGCCAAGGCGGCCCGGCAGGTCACCCGGTGGCTGGACCGCTCCCGCGACCCGTCACGCGACCTGCCGCTCGCCGCGACGCTGATGGAACACGGCGGAACCGGCGGCGCCCTGTTCCGCGCCATGTACCGCGACTTCCTCGCCGAGTGCGCCACGATCGTCGACAACGGCGACCTCCGCCTGGCTCACCAGATGTACGCCGAGATCGCCCCGATGTGGACCGAGGTCTCCCACCACATCGCGCTAGCCGGACAGACCTGCGACCCGGACCATCTCACCCACGCCTCGGCGATCCTCAGCGAACTCGCCGACCGGGAACGCCAGGCGATGCAGATCCTGTCCGGCATCCGCACCGACTGACCGCCTCCAGATCCTCCGCGGCAATGACAGCCGACCGGCGTGCAACCCCCGGGCGGGAGGGCCGCGTCGTACGGCCGTGAGAGTCAGCGCAGAGAACAGACCCGTGATGGTCGCCGGAGAGGACAGAACCCGGTGAGGCGGGCCGACGAGACCGACTTCCACGACTTCGTCGCGCGCCGGATGGATCGCTGGCGACGCAGCGCGTTCCTGCTCTGCCAGGACTGGCACACCGCCGACGACGTCGTGTCGGTGACCGTGGCGAAGCTCTACCGGAACTGGCGCACGGCGGGTCGGGCGGACAACCGGGACGCGTACGCCCAGCGGGTCCTGACCCGCGCCTGGCTCGATGAGCGGCGCCGGCCCTGGAAGCGGCGGGAACAGGCGAGCGCGACGCTGCCGGACGTGGCCGCGGCGGCCCCGGAGACGGTCACCGACCGCGAAGGACTCGCCGCGCTGCTGCGTTCCCTCGGCCCGAAGCAGCGGGCAGTGCTCGTGCTCCGCTTTTACCTGGACTGCTCGGTGGAGGAAACCGCGCAGATCCTCGGCATCTCCACCGGCACCGTCAAGAGTCAGTCGGCCCGCGGGCTGGCGAACCTGCGCGCCGTCGTCACCGGCCACTCCTGAGGAAGAGGCAGCAGATGGGTCACCAGTTGTTCGATGAGTTGATCGGGACGCCTCCGCCTCCCCAGGTGGACGTGGAGGGCATCGTCCGGCGCGAGCGGCGCGCGAGCCGTGCCCGGCTGGCCGGCGGTCCGCTGGCCGCTGTCCTGGCGCTGGCGGTCGGCGTCGGCATCGCCGTACACGATCAGGAGCCGGCTCGGTCGCTGGCCGCGCCCTCCCCCACCGCCGTGGGCACCGGCTTCCGCCTGGTCTTCGACACCGACGAGAGCGCCGAGGCCAGCGCGAAGCGCCTCGGCGCGGAGTTCGATGCCGCGCTGAGTGCGGTGGCGCCCGGGTCGACGTGGTTCTGGATCCCCAACCACGTGGGCGAGGCACGCCAGCCGGACGGGCGGCCGCCCGTGTTCACCCACAACGGCCGGGACGACATGGTCGACGGCGGATCCGGCCTGTCGTATCGGGGCCGGAAGGGTCCGCTGGGAGTGTCGATCTACCCCGACGTCCTCGAACCGGGACCGACCGGCCAGCCCGTCGATCCTTCGGCGCCCGACGGGCCCGCCGGATTCCACTGGCCGTGCGAGCTGCCGGAGGGCGCGGGAGACAACCGCTACCACCGCGTCTGCGTGGCCGGGACGACCCCCGGCGGCCTCCGGATGAAGACCGAGACGCTGACCGGGAAGCGGACCGCGAGCCTGCAGCACATCGTCTCGATCCAACTGCCGGGCAACCGGGCGCTCAGCGCGAGTGTCAGCAACATGGTGGGGGTCGACGAGCGGGCAGTCGCCGCGCAGCCGGAGCCACCGCTCTCCGCCGAGCAGCTCAGGGCCGTCGCGGTACGGGTCGCCGAGCGGATCAGGGCCTGAGGGTCGGGATAATCAGGAGCTCTCGATCGCCTGAGCTGGAGGTCTCCATGCGCGTCGTCCGCATCCTGCCCAACCTTCCGGTGGCTGACGTCAGCGCCGCGAAGGGCTTCTACACCGACTTTCTCGGCTTGAGCACCGAGGCGTTCAACCTGGGTTGGGTGGCCCGCTACACCTCGTCCGACCCCGACGTGGCCGTGCAGCTCGTCTCCGGCGACGCCACCGCACCCGAGGATTCGGTCATCAGCGTGCAGGTGGACGACGTGGACGGCGCCTATGCCGAGGCACAGCGGCTCGGCTACGACATTGTGCACCCGCTGACGACCGAGCCGTGGGGCGTGCGCAGGTTCTTCGTCCGCGCCCCGGACGGCAACGTCATCAACGTGGCGGCGCACCGCTCCTGAAGCGGTGCTGACAATCCCGGGGGATTGACCCTCACCGAAGCCCGATGTTAACTGCACATCAGCGATGTGGATCGATGTTCATCCGGTAGCCGTCAACCCGGCACGGTGGCACCGCTCCGCGTCGTCTCGACATCGCCCTCGTTTCGGCGGACGTGGGCACACCGGGGCAACTCCCGGGGTGCGAGACCTGCATCCGCGACGATCCAGAGGAGATCGTGTCGATGAAGATGAAGATGACGCCGCCGCTACGAATCGCGCTCGCTGTTCTGCTCGCCGGTGGCGTCGTCGCCGTCGGACCGGCTGGACCAGTGACCGCGGCACGCACGGCATCGACTGCGGCCGAGGCCGCACCGCTGGGCAAGGTCCTGGTCTTCTCCAAGACCGCCGGCTTCCGCCACTCCTCCATCCCGAACGGCATCGCCGCCATCCAGCAGCTCGGCGCGGCGAACGGCTTCACCGTCACCGCCACCGAGGACGCGGCGACCTTCACCACTGCCAACCTCGCGCAATACCAGGCGGTGGTCTTCCTCAGCACCACCGGCGATGTGCTCAACTCCGCCCAGCAGGGCGCGTTCGAGGCGTACGTGGCCGCCGGCGGTGGTTTCGTCGGAGTGCACGCCGCCGCCGACACCGAGTACGACTGGCAGTGGTACGGCGGGCTGGTCGGCGCCTACTTCGCCTCGCATCCGGCCACCCAGCAGGCGACAGTGCGAGCCGAGGACCGGGCCAACGCCTCGACCGCGCACCTGCCGTCGACCTGGACCCGCACCGACGAGTGGTACAACTACCGGGCCAACCCCCGCTCGGCGGTCAAGGTGCTGGCCAGCCTCGACGAGTCGTCGTACACGGGTGGGTCGATGGGCGGCGATCACCCGATCACCTGGTGCCACAGCTACGGCGGCGGACGCTCCTGGTACACCGGCCTCGGCCACACCGAGCAGAGCTACACCGACCCGAACTTCACCCGGATGCTGCTCGGCGGCATCCAGGTGGCGGCCGGGGCGGTGGCGGCCGACTGCCGGCCGGAGCCCGGCTACACCCCGCTGTTCGACGGCACCCAGGCCAGCCTCGGGCAGTGGCGGCAGGCGGGGCCGGGCGGCTTCACGCTGACCGACGGCACCCTCACGTCGAATGGCGGCATGGGGTTGCTCTGGTACCCGGTGCGCACCTTCGCCAACTACTCGCTCAAGGTCGACTGGATGATGCCGGGCGACGACAACGGCGGGGTCTTCATCGGCTTCCCCGATCCGCAGGGCGACCCCTGGGCCCCGGTCGCCGCCGGTCACGAGATCCAGATCGACGCCACCGACGGCGACCCGACGCGCACCACCGGCAGCGTCTACAGCTTCCAGGCACCTGACCAGGCCGCCCGCGCTGCGGCGCTCAAGCCACCCGGCTCCTGGAACACCTACGAGATCGGCGTGCACGGCCAGCGGGTCGAGATCTGGCTCAACGGGGTCAAGATCAACGACTACGTCAGCAGCCGGGCCATCGCCAACGGCTACATCGGGTTGCAGAACGACGGCGCCGGAATGGACATCAACTACCGCAACGTACGGATCAAGACCGACGGCCCGAGTGAGCCACCCGCCACCGACCTGGCCCGGGGCCGGCCGATCACGGCGTCCAGCGTCGAACCGGGCAGCGTGCACGCGGCGGGCAACGCCGTGGACGGCAACACGACCACCC comes from Micromonospora vinacea and encodes:
- a CDS encoding cellulose-binding domain-containing protein, with amino-acid sequence MTIFRARPAATLVVAAALAAAATTTGAALLTGPAAAAQGCRVDYTPNQWPGGFTATVKVSPGDAAVSSWTVTWTYAGDERVTSGWNATVSQSGSTVTARNASYNGSIPAGGSTEFGLQGTYGSSGGVPTGFSLNGVPCNGATPPPTTPPPTTPPPTTPPPPTTPPPTTEPPVGCAGAVLCDGFEGQTGSTPSGDWTVVSPDCSGAGTATIDTATTHSGSRSVRINGAAGYCNHVFIKATKNLSSVGSVRYGRVWVRHTTAQPTEHTTMMAMADAADGNKDLRLGGQNGALQWNRASDDATLPEQSPAGVAQSLPLPTNRWTCVEFMVDGAAGQLRTWVDGTAIPGLTADGAPTHDIDGQWYNRAWRPQLTDLKLGWESYGGGADTLWYDDVALGSSRIGC
- a CDS encoding YciI family protein, translating into MSKYMLIMRGTDETNAAMMANLDEMMATTRQFIEDMMKADVLVAAEGLDDPRQGVVVDFGGEAPVVTDGPYGETRELFGGYFLLDVATKQEAVEWARRVPAVRGSKIEVRRVAEADEVPQGGESSGQI
- a CDS encoding RNA polymerase sigma factor gives rise to the protein MGTADVEAVWRIESARIVAALTRFTGDFGLAEDAAQEAVAEALVSWPRASPANPAGWLMATARRRAIDAIRRRVALQERYALLAADPAPDQEIDSDRIDDDVLALMFVSCHPVLSREARVALTLRVVGGLSSEEIARAFLVPVPTVQARITRGKKTIAAAGVPFELPPAGERRERLGGVLSVLYVIFTEGSTATSGDRLLRPDVAYEAIRLARTLAALQPDEPEVHGLLALCELTAARFPARTDPDGAPILLEDQDRRLWDVPAIRRGLAALARASRQCLGPYGLQAAIAATHASAPSVEETDWARIARLYGALGRVAPSPVVDLNRAVAVAMASGPAPALAIVDELIASNRLPGSHLVPTVRGELLTRLGRLPEARAELELAARLCANQRERSVLLRKAATLS
- a CDS encoding tetratricopeptide repeat protein; its protein translation is MSTDDRIVRAREIYERAVFGGDTSGLIDAEQGLHAVEADAALARGMILHARFQGAPADGDSSPTEDPSELLLFERALELYRALGDPRGEAEALFWIGCLHQFIRRDDETAVPYLERSCRLAAETGDTSTRSEALRHLGIAAHAAGRLDEARERLEESTRLRREVGALPGVASNMIGLAYIAAAQDRRADALATLDEADTIAHTHGAHAIKRHIEQARTQI
- a CDS encoding BtrH N-terminal domain-containing protein translates to MIIENVAFPAGQHCETTTLGALLRHEGLDLSEPMLFGLGEGLGFVYWDARSMDFPFLGGRTKPTTITRSVADRLGLTLQIQETASPAKAWRNVAASLAAGRPVGLQLDSYHLDYFTTKVHFGGHFVAMYGYDDTHACLIDTAQQGGAVTTTLTSLAQARNERGPMTARHLSYTVASPTGQPDLGTAIRASIRSNADTFLNPPIANLGHRGIAKAARQVTRWLDRSRDPSRDLPLAATLMEHGGTGGALFRAMYRDFLAECATIVDNGDLRLAHQMYAEIAPMWTEVSHHIALAGQTCDPDHLTHASAILSELADRERQAMQILSGIRTD
- a CDS encoding sigma-70 family RNA polymerase sigma factor encodes the protein MRRADETDFHDFVARRMDRWRRSAFLLCQDWHTADDVVSVTVAKLYRNWRTAGRADNRDAYAQRVLTRAWLDERRRPWKRREQASATLPDVAAAAPETVTDREGLAALLRSLGPKQRAVLVLRFYLDCSVEETAQILGISTGTVKSQSARGLANLRAVVTGHS
- a CDS encoding VOC family protein, with product MRVVRILPNLPVADVSAAKGFYTDFLGLSTEAFNLGWVARYTSSDPDVAVQLVSGDATAPEDSVISVQVDDVDGAYAEAQRLGYDIVHPLTTEPWGVRRFFVRAPDGNVINVAAHRS
- a CDS encoding ThuA domain-containing protein; this translates as MKMTPPLRIALAVLLAGGVVAVGPAGPVTAARTASTAAEAAPLGKVLVFSKTAGFRHSSIPNGIAAIQQLGAANGFTVTATEDAATFTTANLAQYQAVVFLSTTGDVLNSAQQGAFEAYVAAGGGFVGVHAAADTEYDWQWYGGLVGAYFASHPATQQATVRAEDRANASTAHLPSTWTRTDEWYNYRANPRSAVKVLASLDESSYTGGSMGGDHPITWCHSYGGGRSWYTGLGHTEQSYTDPNFTRMLLGGIQVAAGAVAADCRPEPGYTPLFDGTQASLGQWRQAGPGGFTLTDGTLTSNGGMGLLWYPVRTFANYSLKVDWMMPGDDNGGVFIGFPDPQGDPWAPVAAGHEIQIDATDGDPTRTTGSVYSFQAPDQAARAAALKPPGSWNTYEIGVHGQRVEIWLNGVKINDYVSSRAIANGYIGLQNDGAGMDINYRNVRIKTDGPSEPPATDLARGRPITASSVEPGSVHAAGNAVDGNTTTRWGSAYADPQWITVDLGATYAINRVRLAWETAHARAYQVQVSPDNVTWSPVHATTTGDGGVDDLTVTGTGRYLRVYGTQRATQWGYSLWDLNVYGTAAGGTLLSRGRPVTTSSVEPGSTHVAGNAVDGNATTRWGSAYADPQWIAVDLGASRTLDRVRLTWEAAYARAYQIQVSPDNLTWTPVHTTTTGDGGVDDIAISATGRYLRVHGTQRALPAYGYSLWELEVHGS